The following DNA comes from Papaver somniferum cultivar HN1 chromosome 4, ASM357369v1, whole genome shotgun sequence.
aagatcactttctgaatttcttctaaACATTTTTAATCTTCAGACAAATTTAAGTTTTCAACTTTCTGTTTAAGACTTGTCACTATTATAAAGACCTTGAATTAAtgtttttattagtttcaatattgatgttttgaaaatagacTTGTGTCAGTACTAAAGTATGTATTACAGGTTAGGAAATATTAAGGTGTACATGATTGTGCACAGTTTCTGACAGAGTAGAAAATCTGACAGGCAATGGTAcaagaaggtgtacataatggtacacatgtactaacaaaataaaatagaaaagtaataacctagtatcaatcattaaaacaaaaataaaaactaattactgcattagaactaaaaaaaatgaatattactaaacaaaataaactagtagcatccattgtacaacaaggtgtacataatgctacacatgtaaaaagacaggtaagaaaagtgaagtgcacaggaaggtgtacataatggtacacagatCCTGACACTAATTATCCatgaataaaaatgaaaagacattaccaaaagtaaaaaccaaaaaacatagaatctttcaaacaaatcaaacataataaAAAGCATCAAGGCATGGGGCAGGTAGCTCGTGTTGTGGTGACCAAGAgtgaagcactttgtgcacatcataggCCTCTTTTGCTTCTCCCAAGCCTTCTTGAAACGTTGTTCTCTTCGTCTACCGGGTGGAGGCACAGGAATAGGAACAATAatcctatcactaggatcataagactgcggcttgtcataattggggattggcaagatgatctcttggtatgtcctgttgtaccattcagtgctgaagtatggctcaacaaatgaatAGATGTCCTCCCTTGTAGATTGAATGTCAGCATAAGCATGTGCGCAGGGAAAACCATTTACTTGCCACTTGTGACACGTACAAGTTCTCTCCAACAGATCTACAGAATGAGTGCGGGGAGACCTGACTTCATACAATCTTTCCATAGACTCAACAACagtccaagtacgaccaatgtTGATGTTCTCGTTTAGTAAATCCTCGTATACGGGAGTGAGCCTAGTGTTAAAATTTTCAAGACCTTCTACCCTTCTCTTAGAATTCATCTGCATAACCTTCAAACTAagataataaaaacacaaaacataaaatcaaaacatgatatagaataaatacaaataaaacatgtgtataacaatgtacacacagttgcagaatcacagatataacatgtgtacaagtatgtacacatcaaGCAAATCCATGTGTGCGACAGTAAAAAATAAGTGaatgaaacactaaacataaaactCACTGTATCGCATCGAGAAGAGAAAAAGCATGCAGCTTTTTGAACTCAAGAATCCAGTTATTGAATGACTCTGCAATAGATGAAGAGTGAGCAGCATATCTGCATACAGGGAAAAATGCATTTTCCCGTTTCTCCTTTGGAATGGTCCTGAGATAATTAGCAACATGTCCACAACCAATTGCATGCATGCCCCgcaaagcttcttcaaagttCGCTGCTGTGTAAGAGTAAGcagctttgtaaaacaaatcaataacGACATTGTAATTCACATCACCTTTTACAATAGGGAGATTGCACTTGATGTGGTAAAAGCAATAGCTTGATATGAACCAGGAAATGCTCTTGGAATGCCCTGCAGAAGTCCTTCGTGacgatcactaaggaaaacaatcgGACGATCATCGACCACTTGTTGAAGATTatccagaaaccaaaaccaattgtcTTTGTTTTTAGATAAAACAATAGCAAAGGCATATGGGTAAAAACCATCATTTCCATTGACACATGTTGCAGCCATCAAAGTACCCCTGAATCTACCAATGAGGAAAGTagcgtccaagtaaatcatgggccTGAGATACCTATAGCTATGCTTGCAAGCACCGAAACAGATGAAAATCCGCTTAAATCTTCcagtttcttcatcaacttcaatTTTCACAAAGCTatcaggattagtttgctcaatgGCTTTCACATACCAATTTAAATCACTATAAGACTTCTCGTCGTCACCATATTGATCTTCAAATACAGCTTCTTTTCCTCtacgggcatggtgatacttaatattggacccataagtcttcttaaaGAGTGACATGATCTGTTTGGGTTTTAAAGTGGGATCACCCTGTATACTATCAGCGATCAAATGCTTaactaacttggttgtcaccacaggactcttcaacctcaaaccaacaccacagctacaaaaaaaaatctggaataagtaatgtgcaccacattgtaaacttaataaaatctcaaaaacaacaacacacATGCAAAAAGAAAGCACAGACCAAGCAAGAATATAAAATTTACACCACAAGTGCCACCCAAAAAGCCTAcaataagtaatgtgcaccacaatgtacacctaaaacaagtttacatattaaaacctaaaaatcaataaCATGGATCAAAAAAACAAGTGAACACCACTAACCTGTTAATAACGTTAGAATCTTTCAGCACAAACCGAGAAATGTCACCATTCACAGgcccaaagtgaatcctccaaccacaACCATCTTCTTCGCACTTCGCAGTAAAACTGAGTCTTGTCGTTTTTAAGAATAAGAATCTTTAACCAGTACACATCTTTTATTGATCAACAACAATCCTTACAGCTTTAACACCACCCACAAATTCTCTACCAATATTGTCAAAAACATAACGCCATTCATCGATAATGAGAGGCCTGGCCTTGTCCGCATCATGATCGACCACCCTTACAAGCTTAGGACTTTCACTtacacaagagtttgaagtactAGCACCAGAACTACTGCTACAACCAGAATTAGAACGAGACAAAGACCTTGAACTAGTGCTACAACCAGTATGCTTCGGAATCACATCAAcattcaaatagaaatcttcattgTTCATCTGAATAACAAGAGCAACTAAACCTTGAAGTTGTATATCACCTTGTATAAAAACTACTTGATTAGTATCCATATAGGAAAAACGTATACTCAAAAGGGACAAAGACCTCCACTGCTTACTGGCAAAATGCTTCAATTCATCAACGGTGATTAAAGTATTAACACGAAACGAAGAAGAATgttcaccatgattcaaaaccgCATGAACAAACTTCTCAGACATATTTGATACACCTACATATAACAAAAGATATAATAATAGTTTCAGATTCGCATAACCTAAAACTTGAAGAGTGTACAGGAAAGTACACATTTAATCGAAGGCAAAAATCAAATAACAGTAAACTTCAAATCAAAACTACTccatcgattaatcgaagatataACAAAAGCTTCAGAATCTTACT
Coding sequences within:
- the LOC113272796 gene encoding uncharacterized protein LOC113272796: MSLFKKTYGSNIKYHHARRGKEAVFEDQYGDDEKSYSDLNWYVKAIEQTNPDSFVKIEVDEETGRFKRIFICFGACKHSYRYLRPMIYLDATFLIGRFRGTLMAATCVNGNDGFYPYAFAIVLSKNKDNWFWFLDNLQQVVDDRPIVFLSDRHEGLLQGIPRAFPGSYQAIAFTTSSAISLLTIPKEKRENAFFPVCRYAAHSSSIAESFNNWILEFKKLHAFSLLDAIHLKVMQMNSKRRVEGLENFNTRLTPVYEDLLNENINIGRTWTVVESMERLYEVRSPRTHSVDLLERTYFLLCQKLCTIMYTLIFPNL